A genomic window from Silene latifolia isolate original U9 population chromosome Y, ASM4854445v1, whole genome shotgun sequence includes:
- the LOC141629147 gene encoding uncharacterized protein LOC141629147 has translation MVGRLVNWVAVNKESLWVKWVNANYPMGRDWQENAATSNSSCVWRRNYRVKQVLAAGYTQGIWQVQPSGYTPAGCYEWLRGTRPKVEWSNVVWDNWIMPKHRFMGWLFAHNSLHTNSTLLSFGMDVDGLCILYGLADETQQHLFFACAYSRRVLQSLTECTGLKLPEVDILHWCVHNPGLKTQRGVKNALVMSTLYQVWQQMNKCRHEQVLMRPMCVAQMISEDMKKRIKERDKSRMTTHELDWLGGLKFI, from the coding sequence ATGGTTGGAAGACTTGTGAATTGGGTAGCAGTAAATAAGGAGTCCTTGTGGGTGAAATGGGTGAATGCTAACTACCCGATGGGGAGGGATTGGCAGGAGAATGCAGCAACAAGTAACTCCAGCTGCGTGTGGAGGAGGAACTACAGGGTGAAGCAGGTGCTAGCTGCTGGATACACGCAGGGGATATGGCAGGTGCAACCGTCTGGTTACACTCCTGCTGGATGTTATGAGTGGCTCAGGGGAACAAGACCCAAGGTGGAGTGGTCTAATGTTGTTTGGGATAACTGGATTATGCCTAAGCACAGGTTCATGGGATGGCTCTTTGCTCATAATTCCTTGCATACAAATAGCACACTTTTGAGCTTTGGGATGGATGTTGATGGACTTTGTATCCTCTATGGCTTAGCAGATGAGACACAGCAGCACTTATTCTTTGCGTGTGCTTATAGTAGGAGAGTTCTACAGTCTTTGACGGAATGTACTGGTTTAAAGCTCCCCGAGGTTGATATTTTGCACTGGTGCGTTCATAATCCGGGTTTGAAAACTCAGCGAGGGGTGAAGAATGCATTGGTTATGAGTACTTTGTATCAGGTTTGGCAGCAAATGAACAAATGTAGACATGAGCAGGTTCTGATGAGGCCTATGTGTGTGGCTCAGATGATCAGTGAGGACATGAAGAAGAGGATAAAGGAAAGGGACAAAAGTAGGATGACCACACATGAGCTAGATTGGTTAGGAGGCTTAAAGTTTATTTGA